One stretch of Tachysurus fulvidraco isolate hzauxx_2018 chromosome 12, HZAU_PFXX_2.0, whole genome shotgun sequence DNA includes these proteins:
- the LOC113651264 gene encoding adenosine receptor A2b-like gives MNNCLEVTVNGSTQTVIPSKQEFFHGAYITAEVTISILAITGNLLVCIAVGRNKKLRTVTNYFLVSLAAADLFVGTLAIPCAIMTDLGFPHNNLYLCATVLYMLIMLTQSSVFSLLAIAIERYVAILLPFHYQRLLKPRIARLVILLTWILAFLLSSVPLLGFQKRSSHISYCFFACVVDIAFMVYFNFFGCVLIPLLTMFFIYVHIFITVRKQVRRIAALRSALEAQARQNSAMRREAKKATSIFLLIFLFVLCWMPIHILNCLQQFSPHFTVPSPLILTAIILSHANSAINPLLYAYRMKSFRQAFKAIFLCCRVTPPLSDTTDSIGTSKKNTNAR, from the coding sequence ATGAATAACTGCTTGGAGGTTACTGTGAATGGATCAACTCAAACAGTCATCCCTTCTAAACAAGAGTTTTTTCACGGAGCATACATCACAGCTGAAGTAACGATATCCATTCTGGCTATAACCGGAAATCTACTGGTTTGCATTGCGGTGGGACGCAATAAGAAGCTTCGTACCGTCACCAACTACTTCTTGGTTTCTTTGGCAGCAGCTGATTTATTTGTAGGTACACTGGCCATTCCCTGTGCTATTATGACAGACCTGGGTTTCCCCCACAATAACCTATACCTGTGTGCTACTGTCTTGTACATGCTTATCATGCTAACCCAGAGCTCTGTCTTCAGCCTGCTAGCGATAGCCATTGAGCGCTATGTTGCCATCCTGTTGCCGTTCCACTACCAAAGGCTCTTAAAGCCAAGGATTGCTAGGCTAGTCATACTGCTAACCTGGATTCTTGCTTTTCTTTTGAGCTCAGTGCCACTGCTAGGCTTTCAGAAGCGATCCAGTCATATCAGCTACTGCTTCTTTGCCTGTGTGGTGGACATTGCCTTCATGGTCTACTTCAACTTCTTTGGTTGTGTTCTAATTCCCCTGCTGaccatgttttttatttatgttcacattttcataacCGTGAGGAAGCAAGTGAGACGCATCGCAGCATTACGCAGTGCTTTAGAAGCGCAAGCTAGGCAAAATTCAGCTATGAGACGTGAAGCGAAAAAGGCCACTTCGATTTTCCTGctcatttttctgtttgtgctTTGCTGGATGCCAATTCACATTTTGAATTGCTTGCAGCAGTTCAGTCCACACTTCACAGTGCCATCGCCACTTATTTTGACAGCAATCATCCTTTCCCATGCCAATTCAGCCATTAACCCTCTGCTCTATGCCTACAGGATGAAATCATTCCGTCAGGCTTTCAAAgccatttttctttgttgtcGCGTTACTCCTCCACTGTCTGATACTACTGACAGCATTGGGacttcaaaaaaaaacacaaacgcaAGATAA